From the genome of Clostridium sp. BNL1100, one region includes:
- a CDS encoding DNA cytosine methyltransferase, translating to MPKYLDVFAGAGGLSEGFMRAGYTPVAHIEMDVAACYTLKTRLAYKWLTANGQDDLYMEYLNQKIKRAEFYKAVPQDILGTVLNYEISEDNLAKIFADVDALLGDEPLDLMVGGPPCQAYSLIGRARDENGMIGDKRNYLYVLYAEFLRKYQPRYFVFENVLGLLSAKDTDEILHFDKMRRLFKECGYSTEYKILNAKDYGVLQNRKRIILIGKRGEYADFYPEIPIINHSFLVKEIFSDLPALKAGKGTVLPVETLPYGGRYLYDAGIKSRNQETVTFHCSRPNTTQDLAIYKRAVQLWNKEKRRLSYLDLPKRLQSQKNMDSFLDRFKVVAEDVQYSQTVVAHISKDGHYFIHPDIKQNRSLTPREVARLQTFPDDYYFESTSGKPSRTTAFKQIGNAVPVLLAEKIAMALLEVW from the coding sequence ATGCCAAAGTATTTAGATGTTTTTGCAGGCGCAGGTGGACTGTCTGAAGGCTTTATGAGAGCTGGTTATACTCCTGTTGCACATATTGAGATGGATGTAGCAGCTTGCTATACTTTAAAAACTCGGCTTGCCTATAAGTGGCTTACTGCTAATGGGCAAGATGATCTATATATGGAATATCTGAACCAAAAAATTAAGCGCGCTGAGTTCTACAAGGCAGTTCCGCAGGATATATTAGGAACAGTGTTAAACTATGAAATATCTGAGGATAACTTAGCAAAAATTTTTGCTGATGTAGATGCTTTACTAGGGGATGAACCTCTTGATTTAATGGTTGGTGGTCCACCTTGTCAGGCATATTCTTTAATTGGAAGAGCTCGCGATGAAAACGGCATGATTGGGGATAAACGTAACTATTTGTATGTTTTATATGCGGAATTTTTAAGAAAGTATCAACCGCGGTATTTTGTATTTGAAAATGTATTGGGTCTGCTATCTGCAAAAGATACGGATGAAATTTTACATTTTGATAAAATGCGTCGGCTTTTCAAGGAATGTGGATATTCTACTGAATACAAAATTCTAAACGCTAAAGATTATGGTGTTTTGCAAAATAGGAAGCGTATTATTCTTATAGGGAAACGAGGAGAATATGCTGATTTCTATCCTGAAATTCCAATTATAAATCATTCTTTTTTGGTGAAAGAAATTTTTTCAGATTTACCTGCTTTAAAAGCTGGAAAAGGAACGGTTTTGCCTGTAGAAACCTTGCCATATGGTGGACGTTATCTATATGATGCAGGGATAAAGTCTCGAAATCAGGAAACTGTTACATTTCACTGTTCTCGTCCCAACACAACCCAAGACCTTGCAATATATAAAAGGGCTGTGCAATTGTGGAATAAGGAGAAAAGACGACTTAGTTACCTTGATTTACCTAAAAGATTACAATCTCAAAAGAATATGGACTCATTTTTGGATAGATTTAAAGTAGTTGCTGAAGATGTACAATATTCTCAAACGGTTGTTGCACATATTTCAAAAGACGGACATTATTTTATTCATCCGGATATTAAGCAGAATCGTTCTTTAACGCCACGCGAAGTGGCAAGATTACAAACGTTTCCTGATGACTATTACTTTGAATCAACATCAGGTAAACCTTCGAGAACAACTGCATTTAAGCAAATTGGCAACGCTGTCCCGGTTCTTCTTGCAGAAAAAATTGCGATGGCCTTATTGGAGGTGTGGTAA
- a CDS encoding HNH endonuclease signature motif containing protein produces MKSLGARDKLRQYFLNHIGEVLDSDTLREIAGISEWARRVRELRNEEGYQILTHHDRSDLKPGQYVLDNPKPQPAFAREISKETRAFVLDRNGFTCQMCGAVAGEPHPYDPTRKTRLHIGHIIDKSMGGTDDPANLRAICSVCNEGASNLTLDRPSYEKLLIQIRRATGADQLKVLEWLMKKFPVQAQSLLENKNNA; encoded by the coding sequence ATGAAAAGTCTCGGAGCACGCGATAAACTGCGTCAGTATTTTTTAAATCATATTGGAGAAGTTTTAGATTCAGATACATTAAGAGAAATTGCTGGAATTAGTGAATGGGCACGTCGTGTGCGTGAACTTCGAAATGAAGAAGGTTATCAAATATTAACACATCACGATCGTTCTGATCTTAAACCCGGTCAATATGTTCTTGATAATCCTAAGCCGCAGCCAGCATTTGCGCGGGAAATAAGTAAGGAAACCCGTGCTTTTGTGCTTGATCGTAATGGTTTTACTTGTCAGATGTGTGGTGCTGTTGCTGGTGAACCGCATCCATATGATCCGACAAGGAAAACACGTTTACATATTGGACACATAATTGATAAAAGTATGGGTGGGACTGATGATCCCGCTAATCTTCGTGCTATTTGCAGTGTTTGTAATGAAGGAGCCTCAAATTTGACATTGGACAGGCCTTCTTATGAAAAATTATTGATCCAAATCAGGAGAGCTACAGGTGCAGACCAGCTCAAAGTGTTGGAGTGGCTAATGAAAAAGTTCCCGGTGCAAGCGCAAAGTCTGCTAGAGAACAAAAATAATGCTTAA
- a CDS encoding DNA cytosine methyltransferase, translating into MRSIEICAGAGGQALGLEQAGYKHVVLVEIDQAACATLRTNRPKWNVLEGDVREFKAKKYKSIDLVAGGVPCPPFSVAGKQLGNEDDRDLFPEALRIVSECDPKAVMLENVRGLFDPKFSDYRNHIKEQLESMGYKCFWELVQANHYGVPQLRPRTILVALKQKYADYFTWPLGVLAPPPTVGQALYHEMASNGWEGAKEWADRANNIAPTIVGGSKKHGGADLGPTRSKLAWSKLGINGHGLDEIPPAKDFTGDPKLTVKMASLLQGFPPEWVFVGKKTPAYRQVGNAFPPPVAKAVGTAIKKAILQGDKQINLEGSTNEKSRSTR; encoded by the coding sequence ATGCGCTCAATTGAAATTTGTGCTGGGGCTGGTGGACAGGCGTTGGGGCTAGAACAGGCTGGATATAAGCACGTTGTTTTAGTGGAAATAGATCAAGCAGCTTGTGCAACCTTAAGGACAAACCGCCCTAAATGGAATGTTTTAGAAGGCGATGTTCGAGAGTTTAAAGCAAAAAAATATAAAAGTATAGATTTGGTTGCGGGAGGGGTTCCTTGTCCACCGTTCTCTGTTGCGGGCAAGCAATTAGGTAATGAAGATGATAGAGATTTGTTCCCCGAAGCACTCAGAATTGTAAGTGAATGTGATCCGAAAGCAGTGATGTTAGAAAATGTTCGGGGACTATTTGATCCTAAGTTCAGTGATTATCGCAATCATATAAAAGAGCAATTGGAATCTATGGGCTATAAATGTTTTTGGGAACTGGTACAGGCGAATCATTATGGTGTCCCTCAGCTAAGACCGAGAACCATACTTGTTGCACTGAAGCAGAAATATGCGGATTATTTTACATGGCCTTTGGGTGTTTTAGCTCCACCCCCCACAGTAGGGCAGGCGCTCTATCATGAAATGGCGAGTAATGGATGGGAAGGTGCAAAGGAATGGGCTGACCGAGCCAATAACATTGCTCCTACTATTGTTGGCGGAAGCAAAAAACATGGAGGTGCGGATTTAGGGCCGACCAGATCTAAACTGGCATGGTCTAAACTTGGCATTAATGGACATGGACTTGATGAAATACCACCTGCAAAAGACTTCACAGGAGACCCCAAACTAACTGTAAAAATGGCAAGTTTACTGCAGGGATTCCCTCCTGAGTGGGTATTTGTTGGAAAGAAAACGCCTGCGTATCGACAAGTTGGAAATGCGTTTCCTCCACCTGTTGCTAAAGCAGTAGGTACAGCTATAAAGAAAGCTATTTTACAAGGAGATAAGCAAATTAATCTGGAGGGAAGCACAAATGAAAAGTCTCGGAGCACGCGATAA
- a CDS encoding helix-turn-helix domain-containing protein: MEFMTAKEAAEKWGVTPRRVQTLCAEGRIHGAWRLGNAWAIPVNSEKPHDERTLHKTSIDKGGKIV; encoded by the coding sequence ATGGAATTTATGACAGCTAAAGAAGCTGCGGAGAAATGGGGGGTTACTCCCAGGCGTGTGCAAACCTTATGTGCAGAAGGCCGAATACATGGTGCCTGGCGATTAGGCAATGCATGGGCAATACCAGTTAATTCTGAAAAGCCTCATGATGAACGTACACTGCATAAAACCAGTATCGATAAGGGAGGGAAAATTGTCTGA
- the arsA gene encoding arsenical pump-driving ATPase has translation MENFNPQVIVLTKYLFFTGKGGVGKTSAACATAVTLADSGKKVLLVSTDPASNLQDVFHTELTNKGTEIKEVPNLVVSNLDPIQAAAEYRESVTAPYRGKLPDVVIKNMEEQLSGSCTIEIAAFNEFSNFITDENIQNEYDYIIFDTAPTGHTLRMLQLPSAWSNFISESTHGASCLGQLAGLESKKEIYKKAVETLSDGNLTTLILVSRPEAVPLKEAERASIELADLGVKNQVLVINGVLTAYNDSVSESLYHMQQKALVQMPQNLKELKTYQIPLRAYNITGIENVRALLTLDHCILRDEKIHAQTILQLKDVIDDLYRTNKKVIFTMGKGGVGKTTIAAAIALGLSAKGKKVHLATTDPAAHLKFVISKDSGISMSHIDEHAELKKYQEEVLAKARETMSEDDIAYIEEDLRSPCTQEIAVFRAFAQIVEKAENEVVVIDTAPTGHTLLLLDSTQSYHREVQRTQGDIPESVKKLLPRLRNADETEVIIITLAEATPVYEAMRLEEDLKRAEIAAEWWVINASLYQTGTANELLAAKASNEIEWINKVDEHTKGQFAIIGWEANK, from the coding sequence ATGGAGAATTTTAACCCACAAGTAATTGTGCTTACAAAATATCTGTTTTTCACAGGGAAAGGCGGCGTAGGCAAAACCTCCGCCGCTTGCGCCACAGCCGTTACTCTTGCGGACAGCGGGAAGAAGGTGCTTTTAGTCAGCACCGATCCCGCCTCAAACCTGCAGGATGTTTTTCATACTGAGCTTACGAACAAGGGGACAGAAATCAAGGAGGTGCCAAACCTCGTTGTTTCAAACCTTGATCCGATTCAAGCGGCAGCGGAATACAGAGAAAGTGTCACCGCACCATATCGCGGCAAGCTGCCCGATGTGGTGATAAAGAACATGGAAGAACAGCTCTCAGGGTCCTGCACCATTGAGATTGCTGCTTTCAATGAATTCTCAAATTTCATTACCGATGAAAATATTCAGAACGAATACGATTACATTATATTCGATACTGCCCCTACAGGTCATACTTTGCGTATGCTTCAATTGCCTTCGGCATGGAGCAATTTCATAAGTGAAAGCACGCACGGTGCTTCCTGCCTGGGCCAGCTTGCCGGTCTTGAAAGTAAAAAGGAAATATACAAAAAAGCCGTGGAAACATTATCAGATGGTAATCTCACTACACTCATTCTTGTTTCCCGTCCGGAGGCAGTGCCGCTGAAAGAAGCGGAAAGGGCGTCCATAGAACTTGCCGACCTTGGTGTAAAAAATCAGGTGCTTGTAATTAACGGCGTTTTGACTGCTTATAATGACAGTGTTTCCGAGAGTCTATACCATATGCAGCAAAAGGCTTTGGTACAGATGCCACAGAATTTGAAAGAACTGAAAACCTATCAAATACCACTGAGAGCCTACAATATTACTGGAATAGAGAATGTGCGGGCATTACTTACTTTGGATCATTGCATCCTTCGAGATGAGAAGATACATGCTCAAACGATCTTGCAACTTAAGGATGTCATAGATGATTTGTATAGGACGAATAAAAAGGTCATTTTTACGATGGGCAAAGGCGGAGTTGGCAAAACCACTATTGCGGCGGCGATTGCTTTAGGGCTATCTGCCAAAGGAAAGAAAGTGCATCTTGCCACGACTGATCCTGCAGCGCATTTGAAGTTTGTCATTAGCAAAGATAGTGGAATCAGCATGAGCCATATTGATGAGCATGCAGAGCTGAAGAAATATCAGGAAGAAGTGCTTGCAAAGGCGCGAGAAACTATGTCTGAAGATGACATTGCCTATATCGAAGAAGATTTGCGTTCTCCCTGCACACAAGAAATAGCTGTCTTTAGGGCATTTGCGCAGATCGTTGAAAAAGCGGAAAATGAGGTTGTTGTGATTGATACCGCTCCAACAGGTCACACATTATTGCTGTTGGATTCCACTCAGAGCTATCATAGAGAAGTGCAACGCACCCAGGGTGATATTCCGGAGTCGGTGAAAAAGCTGCTGCCAAGACTGCGCAATGCAGACGAAACTGAAGTCATCATCATCACGCTTGCAGAGGCTACACCAGTTTATGAGGCAATGCGTCTTGAAGAAGATTTGAAGCGTGCGGAAATTGCAGCGGAATGGTGGGTAATCAATGCGTCTTTATATCAGACGGGTACAGCAAATGAATTGTTAGCGGCTAAAGCGAGCAATGAAATCGAGTGGATTAATAAGGTCGATGAGCATACGAAAGGACAGTTTGCCATTATTGGTTGGGAGGCAAACAAATAG
- the arsD gene encoding arsenite efflux transporter metallochaperone ArsD, producing MKKMFIYEPAMCCETGICGVGVDTELLRISTVLNTLKKHGITVQRYNLSSAPQEFINNKAVNEFININGVDELPTIVVDGEIVITGRYPTNDEFSKLLGISPNYLGDKPKAATKDTSKKSGGCGCSGGKCC from the coding sequence ATGAAAAAAATGTTCATTTATGAACCCGCCATGTGCTGCGAAACAGGAATTTGCGGAGTAGGCGTTGACACGGAACTGCTCAGGATATCAACAGTTTTGAATACACTAAAGAAACACGGCATTACAGTACAGAGGTATAATCTCTCAAGTGCACCGCAGGAATTTATCAACAACAAGGCTGTGAATGAGTTTATCAACATCAACGGCGTAGATGAGCTGCCGACCATTGTTGTGGACGGTGAAATTGTGATAACAGGAAGATACCCCACCAATGATGAATTTTCAAAGCTGCTTGGCATTTCGCCGAATTATTTAGGAGATAAGCCAAAGGCTGCAACAAAAGATACTTCAAAAAAATCAGGTGGCTGCGGCTGCTCAGGTGGAAAGTGCTGCTGA
- the arsB gene encoding ACR3 family arsenite efflux transporter has protein sequence MSKEKTQGIGFFEKYLTIWVLLCMVAGVLIGKFMPGIPAFLGEFEYAQVSIPIAILIWLMIYPMMMKVDFTSIKNVGKNPKGLFVTWVTNWLIKPFTMYGIAAFFFYVLFKAIIPADLAKEYLAGAVLLGAAPCTAMVFVWSHLTKGNPAYTVVQVATNDLIILIAFTPIVVFLLGVSGIIVPWDTLLLSVVLFVVIPLAGGILTRTLMIKNKGIEYFEKQFLPKFNNVTIIGLLLTLIIIFSFQGDVILENPLHIILIAIPLILQTFLIFFIAYFASKWLKLPHNIAAPAGMIGASNFFELSVAVAISLFGATSPAALATIVGVLTEVPVMLILVFIANNTKHWFPQLSVDNK, from the coding sequence ATGAGCAAAGAAAAAACACAGGGCATTGGATTTTTTGAGAAATACCTTACGATATGGGTACTTCTCTGCATGGTAGCTGGAGTGCTTATCGGCAAGTTTATGCCAGGGATACCGGCTTTCTTAGGTGAATTTGAATACGCACAAGTATCCATCCCCATAGCAATATTAATCTGGCTGATGATCTATCCTATGATGATGAAGGTGGATTTTACCAGCATTAAAAATGTCGGAAAAAACCCAAAAGGTCTTTTTGTGACTTGGGTGACCAACTGGCTTATTAAACCGTTTACCATGTATGGCATTGCGGCATTTTTCTTCTATGTCCTATTCAAAGCAATCATACCTGCTGATTTGGCTAAAGAGTATCTTGCGGGAGCGGTGCTGCTTGGAGCGGCTCCCTGTACCGCCATGGTGTTTGTATGGAGCCATCTGACCAAAGGGAACCCGGCCTATACCGTGGTGCAGGTCGCAACCAACGATCTCATCATACTGATTGCATTTACGCCAATTGTCGTTTTTTTGCTTGGTGTCAGTGGTATTATCGTACCATGGGATACCCTGCTTTTATCGGTGGTGCTGTTTGTGGTGATTCCTCTCGCCGGGGGCATCCTGACAAGGACATTGATGATTAAAAACAAAGGTATAGAATACTTTGAAAAGCAGTTTCTACCTAAGTTTAACAATGTAACTATTATAGGACTGCTTCTCACACTGATTATCATCTTTTCGTTCCAAGGCGATGTTATTTTGGAGAATCCACTGCACATCATTTTGATTGCAATTCCGTTGATTCTCCAGACGTTCCTGATTTTCTTTATTGCGTATTTTGCATCAAAATGGTTAAAGCTGCCTCATAACATCGCAGCTCCGGCAGGAATGATTGGTGCATCCAACTTTTTTGAACTTTCGGTGGCGGTTGCTATTTCCCTGTTCGGTGCTACTTCCCCAGCTGCACTGGCGACCATTGTAGGCGTGCTTACCGAAGTACCAGTTATGTTGATTCTGGTGTTTATTGCAAACAACACAAAGCATTGGTTCCCCCAACTATCGGTTGATAACAAATAA
- a CDS encoding FAD-dependent oxidoreductase — translation MKIVIIGAVAAGTSAAAKARRNSEDAEIVIYEKDSFISYSGCGMPYYIGGEIDKADELIPRDPAFFKKKYNVDIFIRHEVLAISPDSRNITVKNLTTGEMITDHYDKLVFATGARATVPPIKGADSQHVFTLRNINDMNRIKDFIGTNCPKSAAIIGTGFIGLEVCENLKGLGMDVTLLEKLPQVTPGLDDDMAIYVEEHIRKKGVSVLTSASITEITESSVLLSDGKEIKADMVLVSTGVRPNTELAAAAGIQLGVAGAIRVNTRMQSSIPDIYACGDCIEQLHLITGKPVYRPLGSTANKTGRIAGDSMTGSDLEFRGILGTGIFKIFDMTVAQTGLSEREAKEQGYDIAVCHNIKPNKPEYMGGKEMVIKGIADKVSGRLLGAQIIGFEGVDKRIDVLVTAITFNAKVEDLFHLDLAYAPPFSTTKDPVMYTGMILDNAIHRGRPLMTVQELDALMQSGEEYTLIDARVSAQYEKNHVDTAESIPHEKLRASSETMDKDAITVTYCNKGTTGNAAQNILLGKGFKKVYNLSGGQKQYGILHEE, via the coding sequence ATGAAAATTGTAATTATAGGTGCGGTTGCCGCAGGAACCTCCGCTGCCGCCAAGGCAAGACGAAACAGTGAGGATGCGGAAATCGTAATTTATGAGAAGGACAGTTTTATCTCTTATTCAGGTTGTGGCATGCCATACTACATCGGCGGCGAGATTGACAAGGCGGATGAACTGATCCCACGTGATCCTGCATTCTTTAAGAAGAAATATAACGTAGACATTTTCATCCGGCATGAAGTGCTTGCCATTTCTCCCGACAGCAGGAACATAACAGTTAAGAACCTCACAACGGGAGAAATGATCACCGATCATTACGATAAACTTGTATTTGCCACTGGTGCCAGAGCTACCGTACCCCCTATAAAGGGTGCAGACAGTCAGCATGTTTTCACCTTGCGCAACATCAATGATATGAACCGCATAAAAGACTTTATTGGCACAAACTGTCCCAAGTCCGCCGCTATTATAGGCACCGGATTTATAGGACTTGAGGTATGCGAAAATCTGAAGGGGCTTGGCATGGATGTAACTCTGCTGGAAAAGCTGCCGCAGGTCACACCGGGACTGGATGACGATATGGCAATATATGTGGAGGAACACATCAGAAAAAAAGGTGTTTCTGTATTGACGAGCGCTTCTATCACTGAAATAACAGAAAGCAGCGTACTTTTGTCGGATGGCAAAGAGATAAAAGCGGATATGGTTCTTGTATCCACTGGCGTCCGCCCCAACACAGAGCTGGCAGCAGCAGCGGGAATCCAGCTTGGTGTTGCTGGTGCAATTCGCGTAAACACCAGGATGCAGAGCAGTATTCCGGATATTTATGCTTGTGGTGACTGCATCGAGCAGCTCCACTTGATAACGGGAAAGCCAGTCTACCGGCCATTAGGATCTACGGCCAATAAAACCGGCAGGATCGCTGGCGACAGCATGACAGGTAGCGATTTGGAATTCCGGGGTATTCTCGGTACGGGAATCTTTAAAATTTTTGATATGACGGTAGCACAAACCGGCCTTTCCGAGCGTGAAGCAAAGGAGCAAGGCTACGACATAGCGGTATGCCATAATATCAAGCCCAACAAACCGGAATATATGGGTGGAAAGGAAATGGTCATCAAAGGGATAGCCGACAAGGTAAGCGGCAGACTTTTAGGTGCACAAATTATAGGATTTGAAGGTGTCGATAAGAGAATCGACGTACTTGTAACCGCAATCACCTTCAATGCTAAAGTTGAAGATTTATTCCATCTTGATTTGGCTTATGCCCCGCCGTTTTCTACAACGAAAGACCCTGTCATGTACACCGGCATGATACTGGATAATGCCATTCACAGGGGCAGGCCGTTGATGACAGTGCAGGAACTGGACGCACTGATGCAGTCCGGTGAAGAATATACGTTAATTGATGCAAGGGTTTCCGCCCAATATGAAAAGAATCATGTTGATACGGCGGAAAGCATTCCCCATGAAAAATTGAGAGCCTCATCCGAAACGATGGATAAAGATGCCATAACCGTCACCTACTGCAATAAGGGGACGACTGGAAATGCAGCGCAGAATATCCTGCTGGGTAAGGGTTTCAAGAAGGTCTATAACCTTTCAGGTGGACAGAAACAATATGGCATTTTGCATGAGGAGTGA
- a CDS encoding metalloregulator ArsR/SmtB family transcription factor produces the protein MEDKHNEMAKVFKALCDPNRLMIIEMLQGGEKCACQLLDDLHIGQSTLSHHMKSLCESGVVNCRREGKWMYYSLSKAGCEAAYNLLAGIMNASEQSNVDKRCFFE, from the coding sequence ATGGAAGATAAACACAACGAAATGGCAAAAGTTTTTAAAGCCCTATGCGATCCAAATCGCTTGATGATTATTGAGATGCTGCAAGGTGGAGAGAAGTGTGCTTGCCAGCTTTTAGATGATTTGCATATTGGGCAGTCAACCTTGTCCCATCATATGAAAAGCTTATGCGAATCCGGTGTGGTCAATTGCCGCCGAGAAGGAAAATGGATGTACTATTCGCTCAGCAAGGCTGGATGCGAAGCAGCGTACAACTTGCTGGCAGGAATCATGAATGCATCTGAACAGAGCAATGTAGATAAAAGATGCTTTTTCGAATAG
- a CDS encoding N-acetyltransferase family protein, with translation MTDWPQVAAIYSAGIETGLATFQREVPSWEEWNKDHCQTCRLVARSDDKILGWVALTPVSSRCVYAGVAEASVYISKEYRAKGVGSALLTELIRYSEEAGYWSIQAAITKENIPSRELCKKCGFREIGIRERLGRMPNGEWHDVVLMERRSKTVG, from the coding sequence ATGACTGATTGGCCTCAGGTAGCTGCGATCTATTCGGCTGGTATAGAAACTGGATTGGCCACATTTCAAAGAGAAGTACCGAGTTGGGAAGAATGGAATAAAGACCATTGCCAAACCTGCCGGTTGGTAGCGCGTTCTGATGACAAGATTTTAGGATGGGTTGCTTTAACCCCGGTTTCCAGCAGATGCGTTTATGCCGGAGTTGCCGAAGCAAGCGTATATATCAGTAAAGAATATAGAGCCAAAGGCGTAGGATCGGCGTTGCTGACAGAGTTGATACGGTATTCGGAAGAAGCCGGTTACTGGAGCATACAGGCAGCAATCACTAAAGAGAATATCCCAAGCCGGGAATTATGCAAGAAATGTGGATTTCGTGAGATCGGTATACGCGAAAGGTTAGGCCGAATGCCCAACGGTGAATGGCACGATGTAGTGCTTATGGAACGCAGGAGCAAAACGGTGGGATGA
- a CDS encoding C-GCAxxG-C-C family protein — protein MDNKESASMLFSQGFNCSQAVFAVFSEKYGLPKETALKISCGFGGGMRSGEVCGAVSGAILVISLRYGHNSPEDTEGKLLCYKEVVRFSDLFREKNNSIVCRDILGHDISTPDGMKSAMEKGLFKTTCVDMICDAVEILERMGY, from the coding sequence ATGGATAATAAAGAGTCTGCCAGTATGTTATTCTCCCAGGGCTTTAACTGCTCTCAAGCCGTATTTGCGGTATTCAGTGAGAAATACGGCTTGCCAAAGGAAACAGCGTTAAAAATCAGTTGTGGATTTGGAGGAGGAATGAGAAGTGGTGAGGTATGCGGTGCAGTATCAGGGGCAATCCTTGTCATAAGTTTGCGTTACGGACATAATAGCCCTGAAGATACCGAAGGCAAGTTGTTATGCTATAAAGAAGTTGTTAGGTTTAGTGACCTTTTCAGAGAAAAAAACAACAGTATCGTTTGCCGTGATATACTCGGTCATGATATCTCCACACCTGACGGCATGAAATCTGCTATGGAAAAGGGTTTGTTTAAAACGACCTGTGTAGATATGATTTGCGATGCAGTCGAAATCCTTGAGAGGATGGGATATTAA
- the arsM gene encoding arsenite methyltransferase, whose amino-acid sequence MEKNIQEEIKKHYGGIAKRVSANAKSSCCGGGDCCGDSANDSSLYSAEYIAGLPMEAINASLGCANPIALANLQKGETVLDLGSGGGIDVLISARFVGETGKAYGLDMTDEMLELANRNKEKNGAKNVEFIKGYIEDIPLADEAVDVVTSNCVINLTESKEAALKEAYRVLKKGGRLAIADIVELKAMPDEVRQSVQMWVGCISGALSVQEYERILKKVGFTNIEITPVNIYTKEVLKGIAEDKALADIYDQLDADALDGAFAGAHVKAYK is encoded by the coding sequence ATGGAAAAGAATATTCAGGAAGAAATCAAGAAACATTACGGTGGTATCGCTAAACGGGTATCTGCAAATGCAAAGAGCTCCTGCTGTGGTGGCGGAGATTGCTGTGGTGACTCTGCCAATGACTCCAGCCTTTACTCAGCAGAATATATCGCAGGTCTACCAATGGAAGCGATTAATGCTTCACTAGGCTGTGCAAATCCAATTGCACTTGCGAATTTGCAAAAAGGTGAAACAGTGCTGGATTTGGGTAGCGGAGGCGGAATCGATGTGCTGATTTCTGCAAGGTTTGTTGGCGAAACGGGAAAAGCTTATGGTTTGGATATGACAGATGAAATGCTGGAATTGGCAAACCGTAATAAGGAAAAGAACGGGGCAAAAAATGTTGAATTCATCAAAGGATACATCGAAGATATTCCGTTGGCAGATGAAGCGGTTGATGTCGTCACATCCAATTGCGTTATCAATCTGACCGAGAGCAAAGAAGCCGCTCTCAAAGAAGCATATCGGGTTCTCAAAAAAGGTGGCAGGCTGGCAATTGCGGATATCGTAGAATTAAAAGCTATGCCGGATGAGGTAAGACAGAGCGTCCAAATGTGGGTTGGCTGTATTTCCGGGGCGCTAAGCGTTCAGGAATATGAGCGGATTTTAAAAAAGGTCGGCTTCACAAACATAGAGATCACTCCTGTGAACATTTATACCAAGGAAGTCCTCAAAGGCATTGCGGAGGATAAGGCGCTTGCTGATATTTATGACCAATTGGATGCAGATGCCCTGGACGGAGCTTTCGCTGGTGCACATGTAAAGGCGTATAAATAA
- a CDS encoding MarR family transcriptional regulator codes for MINQGSEILRELIRVLARNLGVLEKSDASCCGVTLTQCHAIVEIGRKEKISLVDLAELLGLDKSTMSRTVNNLVEDDLAVRELDSENRRYVIIQLTEKGWNVFRSIEESMENYYKSIFGSIPDGKREQVLESLQLLSDAVRQNKCC; via the coding sequence GTGATTAACCAAGGAAGTGAAATACTCAGAGAACTCATTCGTGTGCTTGCAAGGAACTTAGGTGTTTTGGAGAAAAGCGACGCCTCATGCTGCGGCGTTACGCTTACCCAATGTCATGCTATTGTCGAGATCGGCAGAAAAGAAAAAATATCTCTGGTTGATCTTGCCGAATTATTAGGCTTGGACAAAAGCACCATGAGCCGGACCGTGAATAATCTCGTGGAAGATGATTTGGCTGTTCGTGAATTGGACTCCGAGAACAGAAGATACGTTATTATTCAACTGACCGAAAAAGGCTGGAATGTATTCCGAAGCATTGAGGAAAGTATGGAAAACTACTATAAAAGCATTTTCGGATCAATACCGGATGGCAAAAGAGAGCAGGTGCTGGAAAGCCTACAGCTTTTATCGGATGCGGTAAGGCAAAACAAGTGCTGCTAA